From Ancylobacter pratisalsi, one genomic window encodes:
- the hisG gene encoding ATP phosphoribosyltransferase, with product MSRTQASRLVVAVPSKGRLQENASGFFARAGMSLTQSRGVRDYRGTLSGVEGVEVAYLSASEIASQLASGAVHLGVTGEDLVRENIADADSKVLLVEGLGFGFANVVVAVPQAWIDVRTMRDLDDVATHFHASRGRRVRVATKYLNLTRAFFARHGIVDYRIVESLGATEGTPAAGTAELIVDITTTGSTLAANALKVVDDGIILRSEANLVASLHADWNADARAAARALLDRVTAAKRAATMREVKTRFSACDTAIVQEAVRRFRASAPFGAPTSSGMVTLHCPPDTLHALAVFLREKGASTVSVGPLDYVFAAENPLYEKLEARIG from the coding sequence ATGAGCAGGACACAGGCCTCGCGCCTCGTCGTCGCCGTACCCTCCAAGGGCCGGCTGCAGGAAAACGCCAGCGGCTTCTTCGCCCGCGCGGGCATGAGCCTTACCCAGTCACGCGGGGTGCGGGACTATCGGGGCACGCTCTCGGGCGTGGAAGGGGTGGAGGTCGCCTATCTCTCGGCGTCCGAGATCGCCAGCCAGCTCGCCTCGGGCGCGGTGCATCTGGGCGTGACCGGCGAGGATCTGGTGCGCGAGAACATCGCCGACGCCGATTCCAAGGTGCTGCTGGTGGAAGGGCTCGGTTTCGGCTTCGCCAATGTGGTGGTGGCGGTGCCGCAGGCCTGGATCGACGTGCGCACCATGCGCGACCTCGACGACGTGGCGACGCATTTCCACGCCAGCCGGGGCCGGCGGGTGCGGGTGGCGACCAAATATCTCAATCTCACGCGCGCCTTCTTCGCCCGCCACGGTATTGTCGACTACCGCATCGTGGAAAGCCTGGGTGCCACCGAGGGCACGCCGGCGGCGGGGACGGCGGAGTTGATCGTCGACATCACCACCACCGGCTCCACACTGGCGGCGAACGCGCTGAAGGTGGTGGATGACGGCATCATCCTGCGCTCGGAGGCGAACCTTGTCGCCTCGCTGCACGCCGACTGGAATGCGGATGCCCGTGCGGCGGCGCGGGCGCTGCTGGACCGGGTGACCGCCGCCAAGCGCGCGGCGACGATGCGGGAGGTGAAGACGCGCTTTTCCGCCTGCGATACCGCGATCGTGCAGGAGGCGGTGCGCCGCTTCAGGGCCAGCGCGCCGTTCGGGGCGCCGACCTCGTCGGGCATGGTGACGCTGCACTGCCCGCCGGACACGCTGCACGCCCTCGCGGTATTCCTGCGCGAGAAGGGCGCGTCGACCGTGTCGGTCGGCCCGCTCGATTATGTGTTCGCGGCCGAGAACCCGCTCTACGAGAAGCTCGAAGCCCGGATCGGGTAA
- the phnX gene encoding phosphonoacetaldehyde hydrolase, which yields MLKALILDWAGTAVDFGSRAPMGAFVEAFAQVGIEISISEARGPMGLPKRDHVATLIYSPEIAARWQAAHGAAPTEADVDRVLAIFEPLNVEVIPRHADLIPGLLDVVGEARRRGMKIGSTTGYTRPIMEKLMPLAAEAGYAPDNVVCAGDLSAGRPSPLMMYRTFADLGVWPPSACVKLDDTEPGIAEGLAAGTWTVGLALSGNAAGLSREELVALSPDERAALRARASARLFAAGAHFVIDSVADLLPVLDAIEARLTAGLRP from the coding sequence ATGCTCAAGGCGCTCATTCTGGACTGGGCCGGCACGGCGGTCGATTTCGGCTCCCGGGCGCCGATGGGGGCGTTTGTCGAGGCCTTCGCGCAGGTGGGGATCGAGATCTCCATTTCCGAGGCGCGCGGGCCGATGGGCCTGCCCAAGCGCGACCATGTGGCGACGCTGATCTACAGCCCGGAGATTGCCGCGCGCTGGCAGGCCGCCCATGGCGCGGCGCCGACCGAAGCCGATGTCGACCGGGTGCTGGCGATCTTCGAACCGCTGAATGTCGAGGTGATCCCGCGGCACGCCGACCTTATTCCCGGCCTTCTGGACGTGGTGGGCGAGGCGCGCCGGCGGGGCATGAAAATCGGTTCCACGACGGGCTATACCCGCCCGATCATGGAGAAGCTGATGCCGCTCGCGGCCGAGGCGGGCTACGCGCCGGACAATGTAGTGTGCGCCGGGGACCTCTCCGCCGGGCGGCCATCCCCGCTGATGATGTACCGCACCTTCGCCGATCTCGGCGTGTGGCCGCCCTCGGCCTGCGTCAAGCTCGACGACACCGAGCCGGGCATCGCCGAGGGACTGGCGGCGGGCACGTGGACGGTGGGGCTGGCGCTTTCCGGCAATGCGGCCGGTCTGTCGCGCGAGGAACTCGTCGCCCTGTCGCCGGATGAGCGCGCGGCGCTGCGGGCCCGGGCCAGCGCCCGTCTGTTCGCGGCGGGGGCGCATTTCGTGATCGACAGCGTGGCGGACCTGCTGCCGGTGCTGGATGCCATCGAAGCCCGCCTTACGGCGGGGCTTCGACCCTGA
- a CDS encoding tetratricopeptide repeat protein, whose amino-acid sequence MLDSTNTEPADEATSSPGKPTDAVAPEQVRRALANVLESEELSSSPQLSNILRFVVEATLEGRRDAIKGYTIAVEALGRDASFDPQADPIVRVEATRLRRALERYYAGAGTGDEIEIVVPRGSYVPLFVPRRLTDTSRAELAAVDAENALAPPGPPDRPADVAPVRVAPSPRRWWKPQAVAVSVLILLATVVLAGLVVETVDPMAWRALVSGVAWHPLERTNRLGMPMVEVRPFDSTGGAPLPPSEITRSAGVVTSGEFTARAIEVRVRDALARFDMLDVLASPEARPAVSCGAGGVSPHSAFALGGLVENHEDGSLSVLLRLSDLCDGTIVWSREFDSLKPGQDPSATEVSLVRDIMAAIAEPYGVIQARARARVTASGGPEKAGPYGCVLEAYSYWRSYLPADHERARQCLEGIVATDSTFALGYALLAELHLDEIRNGVEARPGPPALSRALAAAEQAVELAPTSAYARRVLMDVHFFRGERSAAISSGETAVTLNPYDVDVLADFAGRLIALGELDRGEAMLATASAAAPGMPPWVDFHRVIAAYLRGDAPGAAAAADQLMGDGYAPGLLARALASNMAGEHEAAQSDLRKLVQIAPAWQTEPEAMIERFFPAPAVAKRVKADLAAAGLPIVKSSAAAD is encoded by the coding sequence GTGCTCGACAGCACGAATACCGAACCGGCGGACGAAGCGACGTCTTCGCCCGGCAAGCCGACGGATGCCGTCGCGCCCGAGCAGGTTCGGCGTGCTCTCGCGAACGTGCTGGAGTCGGAGGAACTGAGTTCCTCGCCACAGCTCTCGAACATTCTGCGCTTTGTCGTCGAGGCGACCCTGGAAGGCCGACGCGACGCCATCAAGGGATATACGATCGCGGTCGAGGCGCTGGGGCGCGACGCTTCCTTCGATCCGCAGGCGGACCCCATCGTGCGGGTGGAGGCGACGCGGCTGCGCCGGGCGCTGGAACGCTACTACGCCGGTGCCGGCACGGGTGACGAGATCGAGATCGTGGTGCCGCGTGGCAGTTACGTGCCACTGTTCGTGCCGCGCCGCCTGACAGACACGTCCCGCGCCGAGCTGGCGGCGGTCGATGCCGAGAACGCGCTCGCGCCGCCGGGCCCCCCGGACAGGCCTGCGGACGTTGCCCCGGTCCGGGTCGCACCTTCTCCCCGCCGCTGGTGGAAACCGCAGGCGGTTGCCGTCTCGGTGCTGATTCTCCTTGCCACCGTCGTGCTCGCGGGCCTCGTGGTCGAGACGGTCGATCCGATGGCCTGGCGGGCGCTGGTTTCCGGGGTGGCCTGGCATCCACTCGAACGTACCAACCGGCTGGGCATGCCCATGGTCGAGGTGCGCCCCTTCGACAGCACCGGCGGCGCGCCGCTGCCGCCCAGCGAGATCACCCGCAGCGCCGGGGTGGTGACCAGCGGCGAGTTCACGGCCCGCGCGATCGAAGTGCGGGTGCGGGACGCGCTGGCGCGCTTCGACATGCTCGACGTGCTCGCCAGCCCGGAGGCCCGGCCCGCCGTGAGCTGCGGCGCCGGGGGTGTTTCCCCGCATTCGGCCTTCGCGCTTGGCGGGCTGGTGGAAAACCATGAGGATGGCAGCCTGTCGGTGCTGCTCCGGCTTTCCGACCTGTGCGACGGCACGATTGTCTGGTCGCGCGAGTTCGACAGCCTGAAGCCGGGACAGGATCCTTCCGCGACCGAGGTGTCGCTGGTGCGCGACATCATGGCGGCCATCGCCGAACCCTATGGCGTGATTCAAGCCAGAGCCCGCGCCCGCGTTACCGCTTCCGGCGGCCCGGAGAAGGCCGGTCCCTATGGCTGCGTGCTCGAGGCCTATTCCTACTGGCGCAGCTATCTTCCCGCCGACCATGAACGTGCCCGCCAGTGCCTCGAAGGGATCGTCGCCACCGACAGCACCTTCGCACTTGGCTATGCCTTGCTGGCGGAGCTCCATCTCGATGAAATCCGTAACGGCGTGGAGGCCCGGCCCGGCCCTCCGGCGCTGAGCCGGGCGCTGGCCGCCGCCGAACAGGCGGTCGAGCTGGCCCCGACCAGCGCCTATGCCCGCCGCGTGCTGATGGACGTCCACTTCTTCCGGGGCGAGCGTTCCGCCGCGATCTCCTCCGGCGAGACGGCGGTGACCCTCAATCCCTACGATGTCGACGTGCTGGCCGATTTCGCCGGACGCCTGATCGCGCTGGGGGAGCTCGATCGCGGAGAGGCGATGCTGGCAACGGCGAGCGCGGCCGCGCCCGGCATGCCCCCATGGGTGGATTTCCACCGCGTCATCGCCGCCTATCTGCGCGGGGACGCACCGGGCGCGGCTGCCGCCGCGGACCAGCTCATGGGCGATGGCTACGCGCCGGGCCTGCTGGCCCGGGCGCTTGCCAGCAACATGGCCGGTGAGCACGAGGCGGCGCAGTCGGACCTGCGCAAGCTGGTACAGATCGCGCCGGCCTGGCAGACCGAGCCGGAGGCGATGATCGAGCGTTTCTTCCCTGCCCCCGCGGTGGCGAAGCGGGTGAAGGCGGACCTCGCCGCGGCGGGGCTGCCCATCGTCAAATCCTCCGCTGCGGCGGATTGA
- a CDS encoding RcnB family protein, which produces MKKLIIAASILSVLGSPMAFAQGWSSQAPGKPPYVQPHGKSTRQGPPPHAQAKPHHSENRSQRAKGKPHYSEHRPEHRSQWSKGHRLPPGYRQNVVRDYRRHHLAPPPRGYKWVRVNNEYLMIGMVTGLISSIAQGR; this is translated from the coding sequence ATGAAAAAGCTGATTATCGCTGCTTCTATTCTTTCCGTTCTCGGGTCGCCGATGGCGTTTGCTCAGGGGTGGTCGTCCCAGGCACCCGGAAAGCCGCCCTATGTCCAGCCGCATGGCAAGTCCACGCGCCAGGGGCCCCCGCCGCACGCGCAGGCGAAACCGCATCATTCGGAGAATCGCTCCCAGCGGGCGAAGGGCAAGCCGCATTACTCGGAGCATCGCCCGGAGCATCGTTCGCAGTGGTCGAAGGGACACAGGCTGCCCCCCGGCTACCGGCAGAATGTCGTGAGGGACTACCGCCGCCATCATCTTGCCCCGCCGCCGCGCGGCTACAAATGGGTGCGCGTGAATAACGAGTATCTGATGATCGGCATGGTCACGGGGCTCATCTCGTCCATCGCCCAGGGACGATGA
- a CDS encoding TIGR03364 family FAD-dependent oxidoreductase yields the protein MSDSFDLAIVGAGVVGLGHALAALRRGLRVVVVDRDARANGASVRNFGFVTVTGQQRGECWRRAMRSRDIWAEVAPQAGIEIVHRGLLVAVRRPEAVPVLDAFMATEMGEGCARLSPDEARARLPALKGEVTGALWSPHDLRVESRDAIPRLAAWLETKGVTFRRETAVTGVEPGRIDTSGGPVRASRIVVAPGDDFHTLLDGRFAPYGLTRCKLHMLRVVDPGVGTLPGSVMTDLSLGRYLGYAELPEAEPLKRRLAAEQADHLANGVHLIVVQSGDGSLIVGDSHHYDATPDPFAPEHVDDLILDEYAALFGRGPERVVERWTGTYASAPDRLAFIDRPDPAIRLVVVTSGTGASTGFAIAEEAVAELFD from the coding sequence ATGTCGGACAGCTTTGATCTCGCCATTGTCGGTGCCGGCGTCGTCGGCCTCGGCCACGCCCTGGCCGCGCTCAGGCGCGGTTTGAGAGTTGTGGTTGTCGATCGCGATGCCCGCGCCAACGGCGCCTCGGTACGCAACTTCGGCTTCGTCACCGTGACCGGCCAGCAGCGCGGCGAGTGCTGGCGGCGGGCGATGCGGTCGCGCGATATCTGGGCGGAGGTGGCCCCGCAGGCGGGAATCGAGATCGTCCATCGCGGCCTGCTGGTCGCGGTGCGCCGGCCGGAGGCGGTGCCGGTGCTCGATGCCTTCATGGCGACCGAGATGGGCGAGGGCTGTGCCCGGCTTTCTCCCGACGAGGCCCGTGCCCGGCTGCCGGCGCTGAAAGGCGAGGTGACGGGCGCGTTGTGGAGCCCGCATGATTTGCGGGTCGAATCGCGCGACGCGATCCCCCGGCTTGCCGCCTGGCTGGAGACCAAGGGCGTTACCTTCCGCCGCGAAACCGCCGTTACCGGCGTGGAACCGGGTCGGATCGACACCTCGGGCGGCCCGGTCCGGGCTTCGCGGATCGTGGTGGCGCCGGGCGATGATTTTCATACCCTGCTGGACGGGCGCTTTGCGCCCTATGGCCTGACCCGCTGCAAGCTTCATATGCTCCGCGTCGTCGATCCGGGCGTGGGAACGCTGCCGGGCTCGGTGATGACCGACCTCTCGCTGGGGCGGTATCTGGGCTATGCGGAGCTGCCGGAAGCCGAGCCGCTGAAGCGGCGGCTGGCGGCCGAGCAGGCCGACCATCTCGCCAACGGCGTTCATCTCATTGTCGTGCAGTCGGGCGACGGTTCGCTCATTGTCGGCGACAGCCATCATTACGATGCCACGCCCGACCCCTTTGCGCCCGAGCATGTCGACGACCTGATTCTCGACGAATATGCCGCGCTGTTCGGGCGGGGACCGGAGCGGGTGGTCGAGCGCTGGACCGGCACCTATGCGTCGGCACCGGACCGGCTGGCCTTCATCGACCGGCCGGACCCCGCTATCCGCCTCGTGGTGGTGACCAGCGGCACCGGCGCCTCCACGGGCTTCGCCATCGCGGAAGAGGCGGTGGCCGAGCTTTTCGACTGA
- the msrA gene encoding peptide-methionine (S)-S-oxide reductase MsrA, which produces MFFFKKSLDLPTPDQALPGRAQPLPTAERHFVNGHALKGPYPEGYETAIFGLGCFWGAERKFWQTPGVWVTAVGYINGITPNPTYEETCTGMTGHAEAVLVVYDPAKVSYDDLLKLFWESHDPTQGMRQGNDVGTTYRSGIYLTSPAQREAAERSKAAYEAALKAKGFTAITTEIVDAPIFYFAEDYHQQYLAKNPSGYCGLGGTGVSCPIGTGVSA; this is translated from the coding sequence ATGTTCTTCTTCAAGAAGAGTCTCGATCTGCCGACCCCCGACCAGGCCCTTCCGGGCCGCGCCCAGCCGCTTCCCACCGCCGAGCGCCATTTCGTCAATGGCCACGCGCTCAAGGGCCCTTATCCCGAGGGCTATGAGACCGCGATTTTCGGGCTGGGCTGCTTCTGGGGCGCGGAACGCAAGTTCTGGCAGACGCCGGGCGTCTGGGTGACCGCGGTCGGCTACATCAACGGCATCACGCCGAACCCGACCTATGAGGAAACCTGCACCGGCATGACCGGCCATGCCGAGGCGGTGCTGGTGGTCTACGACCCCGCCAAGGTCAGCTATGACGATCTGCTCAAGCTGTTCTGGGAAAGCCATGACCCCACCCAGGGCATGCGCCAGGGCAATGATGTCGGCACCACCTATCGCTCGGGCATCTACCTCACCTCGCCCGCGCAGCGCGAGGCGGCGGAGCGTTCGAAGGCCGCCTATGAGGCCGCGCTCAAGGCGAAGGGCTTCACGGCGATCACCACCGAGATCGTCGACGCGCCCATCTTCTACTTCGCCGAGGACTATCACCAGCAGTACCTCGCCAAGAACCCCAGCGGCTATTGCGGCCTTGGGGGCACCGGCGTTTCCTGCCCGATCGGCACCGGCGTCAGCGCCTGA
- the cysG gene encoding siroheme synthase CysG, with product MTDTIPSPVPAPRTARPATARMAALARLPVFFSLQGKRVVLAGGSEAASWKAELLAASGAALDVFATEPCDDLLALAADPPDGSIRLVARDWTPADLAGAAIAIGAIEDDEECARFAAAARSAGVPVNVVDKPAFCDFAFGAIVNRSPLVVGISTDGAAPVFGQAVRAKIEAVIPQGFKRWAEAARSWRPAVSALSLSYQGRRRFWERFTASALETPEGVPSPELRDSLLARAENERTESGQGSVALVGAGPGDPELLTLKAVRVLQSADVVLYDDLVAPAVLDVARREARKMLVGKTGYKPSCKQDDINALMVSLARQGKRVVRLKGGDPMVFGRAGEEITAARDAGLPVEVVPGITAAQGAASRLAVSLTHRDHARRLQFVTAHARDGKLPRDIDWTALADPAATTVVYMPQRTWAELAERAVAAGLDPATPAIAVFSATRPEERQVPATVATLAGALHQAVAEGATGPCLILFGHAIGEAAAFAGELEQHAAAQAAQAAQAAQA from the coding sequence ATGACCGACACCATCCCTTCGCCTGTCCCCGCCCCCCGAACGGCCCGGCCTGCCACCGCGCGGATGGCGGCGCTCGCGCGTCTGCCGGTGTTCTTCTCCCTTCAGGGAAAGCGCGTCGTGCTCGCTGGCGGCTCAGAGGCCGCAAGCTGGAAGGCCGAGCTTCTTGCCGCCTCAGGCGCCGCGCTCGATGTTTTCGCCACCGAGCCCTGTGACGATCTCCTCGCCCTCGCCGCCGACCCGCCGGACGGTTCCATCCGCCTCGTCGCCCGCGACTGGACGCCCGCCGACCTGGCCGGCGCGGCGATCGCCATCGGCGCCATCGAGGACGACGAGGAATGCGCGCGCTTCGCCGCCGCCGCCCGCTCGGCCGGTGTGCCGGTCAATGTCGTCGACAAGCCGGCCTTCTGCGATTTCGCCTTCGGGGCCATCGTCAACCGCTCGCCGCTCGTCGTGGGCATCTCCACCGACGGCGCCGCTCCAGTGTTCGGGCAGGCGGTGCGCGCCAAGATCGAGGCGGTCATCCCGCAGGGCTTCAAGCGCTGGGCGGAAGCCGCGCGCAGCTGGCGCCCGGCCGTCTCGGCGCTCTCCCTGTCCTATCAGGGCCGCCGCCGTTTCTGGGAGCGCTTCACCGCCTCCGCGCTGGAGACGCCCGAGGGCGTGCCCTCGCCGGAGCTTCGCGACAGCCTGCTCGCCCGCGCCGAAAACGAGCGCACGGAGTCCGGACAGGGTTCGGTCGCCCTCGTCGGCGCCGGGCCGGGTGATCCGGAATTGCTCACCCTGAAGGCGGTGCGGGTGCTGCAATCGGCCGATGTGGTGCTCTACGACGACCTTGTGGCCCCGGCGGTGCTGGATGTGGCCCGCCGCGAAGCGCGCAAGATGCTGGTCGGCAAGACCGGCTACAAGCCGTCCTGCAAGCAGGACGACATCAACGCGCTCATGGTCTCGCTGGCGCGGCAGGGAAAGCGCGTGGTCCGCCTCAAGGGTGGCGACCCGATGGTGTTCGGCCGCGCCGGCGAGGAAATCACCGCCGCCCGCGACGCCGGCCTGCCGGTGGAGGTGGTGCCGGGCATCACCGCGGCGCAGGGAGCGGCGAGCCGTCTGGCGGTCTCGCTCACCCATCGCGACCATGCCCGCCGGCTGCAGTTCGTCACCGCCCATGCCCGCGATGGAAAGCTGCCCCGCGACATCGACTGGACCGCGCTGGCCGACCCGGCGGCGACCACCGTGGTCTACATGCCCCAGCGCACCTGGGCGGAACTGGCCGAACGGGCGGTCGCGGCCGGGCTCGACCCGGCGACGCCCGCCATCGCGGTGTTCTCGGCGACGCGGCCGGAGGAACGCCAGGTCCCCGCCACCGTCGCCACGCTTGCCGGCGCGCTGCATCAGGCGGTCGCGGAGGGCGCCACCGGCCCCTGCCTCATCCTGTTCGGCCACGCCATCGGCGAGGCGGCCGCCTTTGCCGGCGAACTCGAACAGCACGCCGCCGCGCAAGCCGCGCAAGCCGCGCAAGCCGCGCAAGCCTGA
- a CDS encoding ATP phosphoribosyltransferase regulatory subunit yields the protein MLPATTHADELLALYARAGFARVEPPVLQPADAFLDLSGEEMRRTMFITTDPDGRELCLRPDLTLPVCRHFIDDGAGQPRDFAYLGPVFRSDVPSGEVLQAGVESFGRLDREAADAELLALGLETAALWGVIDPLIRLGDAGLFATLLQALDLPPGWRRRLIKDFALSGGIGADLATLKGRPEANGAGAYAGVLSAFAGSDPAAAHALVTDLLSIAGISTVGGRSVSEIAERFLEQAAPGDAEGVSPEKVAVIEAYLAITGNPDAAARGLRTLAADAGLELSGAIDAFESRTNFIAAQGIAVERLNFAAAFGRPLDYYTGMVFELHENGEGHDVLSAPLVAGGRYDGLLARLGAPVPVPAVGFAVWLGRLDAAEARI from the coding sequence ATGCTCCCCGCGACCACCCACGCCGACGAACTGCTCGCGCTCTATGCGCGCGCCGGGTTCGCGCGCGTCGAGCCGCCGGTGCTTCAGCCCGCCGACGCCTTCCTCGACCTTTCCGGCGAGGAGATGCGGCGCACCATGTTCATCACCACCGACCCGGACGGGCGCGAGCTGTGCCTGCGGCCCGACCTGACGCTGCCGGTGTGCCGCCATTTCATCGACGACGGCGCCGGCCAGCCGCGCGACTTCGCCTATCTCGGCCCGGTGTTCCGCTCCGACGTGCCAAGCGGCGAGGTGCTGCAGGCGGGCGTGGAATCCTTCGGCCGGCTCGACCGCGAGGCGGCGGACGCTGAACTGCTGGCGCTGGGGCTGGAGACGGCCGCGCTGTGGGGCGTGATCGATCCACTGATCCGGCTTGGCGATGCCGGGCTGTTCGCCACCCTTCTGCAGGCGCTGGACCTGCCGCCGGGCTGGCGCCGACGCCTGATCAAGGATTTCGCGCTCTCGGGCGGCATCGGCGCGGATCTGGCCACGCTCAAGGGGCGGCCGGAGGCCAACGGGGCGGGCGCCTATGCCGGCGTGCTCTCGGCGTTCGCCGGCTCCGACCCGGCGGCGGCGCACGCGCTGGTGACGGATCTGCTCTCGATTGCCGGCATCTCGACGGTGGGCGGGCGCTCGGTTTCGGAGATCGCCGAGCGCTTTCTTGAACAGGCCGCCCCCGGCGACGCCGAAGGCGTGTCGCCCGAGAAGGTCGCGGTGATCGAGGCCTATCTCGCCATTACCGGCAATCCCGATGCGGCGGCGCGGGGGCTGCGCACGCTGGCGGCCGACGCCGGGCTGGAGCTTTCCGGGGCGATCGACGCGTTCGAGAGCCGCACCAATTTCATCGCGGCTCAGGGCATCGCGGTGGAGCGGCTGAATTTCGCCGCCGCCTTCGGACGCCCGCTCGACTACTACACCGGCATGGTGTTCGAACTGCACGAGAACGGCGAGGGCCACGACGTGCTTTCCGCGCCGCTGGTGGCGGGGGGGCGCTATGACGGCCTGCTGGCACGGCTGGGCGCGCCGGTGCCGGTGCCGGCGGTGGGGTTCGCGGTCTGGCTCGGCCGGCTTGATGCCGCGGAGGCACGCATATGA
- the hisS gene encoding histidine--tRNA ligase, whose protein sequence is MAKDKPSKLKARSPRGFADRGPAELAATRTMLETIRKVYELYGFEALETPFVEYTDALGKFLPDQDRPNEGVFSFQDDDDQWLSLRYDLTAPLARHVAENFQDIAKPFRSYRAGWVFRNEKPGPGRFRQFMQFDADTVGAPTVAADAEICMMAADTLEALGIPRGDYVIKVNNRKVLDGVLEAIGLGGDENAGRRLTVLRAIDKFDKVGVEGVRDLLGEGRWENPEAKSGDFTKGAGLDERQINSLELFYLGYAQHPQELFMVARDAAADDDYSVLTDNGLTAFPSNSLQLATYLERFPEGHPAHEGFKELKAISDLVRAAGYGTNRIRMDVSVVRGLEYYTGPVFEAELTFEVKDEKDRPVRFGSVGGGGRYDGLVGRFRGEAVPATGFSIGVSRLASALSYLKEKDAAPDYGPVVVVVMDRDQSAHYMKLVGMLRQAGIRAEMYLGNPKNLGNQFKYADRRNSPCVVIQGSDERQAGTVQIKDLIEGAKAAAAITDNTEWRESRPAQFACAEAELVAKVREVLDHHGVPHGAALG, encoded by the coding sequence ATGGCCAAGGACAAGCCCAGCAAACTCAAGGCGCGCTCGCCGCGCGGCTTCGCCGATCGCGGGCCGGCGGAACTGGCCGCGACGCGGACCATGCTGGAGACCATCCGCAAGGTCTATGAGCTCTATGGCTTCGAGGCGCTGGAGACGCCCTTCGTCGAGTACACCGACGCCCTCGGCAAGTTCCTGCCCGATCAGGACCGGCCCAATGAGGGGGTGTTCTCGTTCCAGGACGACGACGACCAGTGGCTGAGCCTGCGCTATGACCTGACCGCGCCGCTGGCCCGCCATGTGGCGGAGAATTTCCAGGACATCGCCAAGCCGTTCCGCAGCTACCGCGCCGGCTGGGTGTTCCGCAACGAGAAGCCCGGCCCCGGCCGCTTCCGCCAGTTCATGCAGTTCGACGCCGACACGGTGGGCGCCCCCACCGTCGCCGCCGACGCCGAGATCTGCATGATGGCCGCCGACACGCTGGAAGCGCTGGGCATTCCGCGCGGCGACTATGTGATCAAGGTCAACAACCGCAAGGTGCTGGACGGCGTGCTGGAGGCGATCGGCCTCGGCGGCGACGAGAATGCCGGGCGCCGCCTGACCGTGCTGCGCGCCATCGACAAGTTCGACAAGGTCGGCGTTGAGGGCGTGCGCGATCTGCTGGGCGAGGGGCGCTGGGAGAACCCGGAGGCCAAGAGCGGCGACTTCACCAAGGGGGCGGGGCTGGATGAGCGCCAAATCAACTCACTTGAGCTTTTCTACCTCGGATACGCTCAACATCCGCAGGAACTGTTCATGGTGGCGCGGGATGCCGCTGCGGATGACGATTATTCAGTTCTCACCGACAATGGCTTAACGGCCTTCCCTTCTAACTCGCTTCAGCTTGCGACTTATCTCGAGCGCTTTCCTGAAGGGCACCCCGCTCATGAAGGTTTTAAAGAGCTGAAGGCGATCAGCGATCTGGTTCGAGCAGCCGGCTATGGGACCAACCGAATTCGTATGGACGTATCCGTTGTGCGCGGTCTCGAATATTACACCGGCCCGGTCTTCGAGGCGGAGCTGACCTTCGAGGTGAAGGACGAGAAGGACCGCCCGGTGCGGTTCGGTTCGGTTGGCGGCGGCGGGCGGTATGACGGGCTGGTCGGGCGCTTCCGGGGGGAAGCGGTGCCGGCGACCGGATTTTCCATCGGCGTCTCGCGGCTCGCCTCGGCGCTGTCCTATCTCAAGGAGAAGGACGCGGCGCCGGACTACGGCCCGGTGGTGGTCGTGGTGATGGATCGCGACCAGAGCGCCCATTACATGAAGCTGGTGGGGATGCTGCGCCAGGCCGGCATCCGCGCCGAGATGTATCTCGGCAACCCGAAGAATCTGGGCAACCAGTTCAAATATGCCGACCGGCGCAACTCGCCATGCGTGGTGATCCAGGGCTCGGATGAGCGGCAGGCCGGCACCGTGCAGATCAAGGACCTGATCGAGGGCGCCAAGGCCGCGGCGGCGATTACCGACAACACCGAGTGGCGCGAGAGCCGGCCGGCGCAGTTCGCCTGCGCGGAGGCCGAGCTGGTGGCGAAGGTGCGTGAGGTGCTGGACCATCACGGCGTGCCCCACGGCGCGGCGCTCGGCTGA